The genomic window TTGTTTCGAATATATTGAACTCATCAAAATCCAAGGTTTAGATGAGTGGCGTTATTTAGAGCGCGCGAACCTGCTCAAAATGGCATTTCGTTACCAAGAGCAAGTTAAATCCCTTGATTTAGCCAGCCATCTCAGCATCAATATGCATCACTATGAAGTCGAGGACTTAGTCTTCGGCGATTATCGTATGGATGGGTTAGATGTCCCTGAAACTATTGAGCTACTCGAATTGATGACGCCCCAAAACATGCGTCTGCAGCTTATTGCCCAATCGGTGACGACGGATCATATCGCCAGCTGGTATCACACTCCTTACAAAATCCGGCCGATTACACCAGAATCCCTCGAAGGATGGCAAGTTAAGCATATTCGCCCCGAGTTACAATTACCTACACCCAATCCTTTTATCGTCGCTGACTCGATTGCTCGCCCCGATAAAAGCGATGTTGACGTACCTGTAATAGTCGCAGAATCAGTTGGATACCGAATTTGGCATAAGAAAGATGATGAATTTAATGTGCCCAAAGGCCATATGTATTTATCACTGGATTCAGAACAGGCGAGTAAAACCCCAAGACATGCTGCCCTGACCCGCTTATATGTTGAAATGTTGCTCGACTATCTAACCGAACCCACTTATCAAGCCGAGGTTGCGGGGTTAAGCTACAATATTTACCCACACCAAGGCGGGATAACCCTGCATTTATCGGGCTTTACGGGTAATCAAGAAACCCTATTAGCCTTGCTTATCCAAAAAGCAAGGGAACGTAACTTTACCGAAGAGCGCTTTGCCTTAATAAAATCCCAATTACTTCGCAGTTGGCAGAACCTCGCGCAGGCTAAACCCATTTCACAATTATTCACCAGCCTAACAGTTACGCTGCAAAAGCGCAGTTATGAACCTGCGCGCATGGCACAAGAGTTAGAAAACATCACCCTAGAAGATTTGCATAACCACGTGCGTGCTTTCTACGAGAAGATCTATCTTGAAGGATTAGTCTATGGGGACTGGTTAGTCTCCGAAGCCCAAGCACTCGGCAAACGCCTAGAACATATTTTATCCCTAGTCTCGACACCGAGTGCCGAATCCACAAGGGAATTAGTCAATCTAACGGGTCAAGGCACCCTGCTTAGAGAACTTGCGATAGATCACCAAGACAGCGCAATTATAGTGTATTACCAATCGGCCACTGCAACGCCCGAAAAAATGGCACTGTTCAGCTTACTTAATCATACTATGTCCTCTACTTTCTTCCATGAGCTGCGTACAGAAAAGCAATTAGGCTACATGGTCGGCACAGGGTATTTGCCACTCAATCGTCATCCTGGGCTTATTTTCTATATTCAGTCACCCACAACTGGGCCACTACATTTATTAGAGGCCATCGACGAGTTTATTGCCGACTTTAACTACGCCGTAATGCAAATTACCAATGAGGAATGGGAAAGTACAAAACTCGGCCTGATAAACCAAGTAATGGAACACGATGCCAACTTAAAGACTCGTAGCCAACGATATTGGGTCAGCGTGGGTAATCGGGATTATCAATTTAACCAAAGAGAATTAGTCGTAGCAGAAATCACTAAGCTCACTCGCCCAGATTTAATCAAATTTATGATGCGTAAAATGCGCACAAAACACAGTGACCGCTTAGTGCTATTTAGCACGGGTGAACAACATAGGACACAGGCAGCACTAGCCTCAGATAAAATGATCACCGATCTCAAATCGTTCAAACAAAATGCCGACAAGTTTAATTTTTAAGCGTTGAATATAAATAAATGTGCTAGAACACAATTTACAGTGAACAACCAAAATCCCTATCCCAGAGTGATTATACAGCAGTATCTTTCACTCTGAGTCGTAAACGCGATGCAAAACACGCTTAGATGCTCTATTCTTACATTGGAACAGCACAACTTTGCACCATCTACATGCTATTAAAAGGATTTTTTACAATCTCAGTTTTGACAAATCCGTCACTTTCTGGAAAAGTGGTGTAACACAATTGTTTCATGGCATCACCGGATAAAAAGAACAAACACTATGCCTAAAGCACTCTTGAAAATCGTCTTACTCGTCGTTTTATGCATTAGTGCATTCGAAAATGTAAGCGCGTTCCCCTTTTCAGATAAATCTCCAATTATCCTACAATCACAATCTTTTGGTGTTCCGCAAGGACTCTCGCAGAGCACTGTGACATCTATAGTTCAAGATCACGATGGCTATATTTGGATAGGGACATTCAACGGGCTAAACCGATTTGATGGAAAAAGTTTTAAGCATTTTTATGCTAATGATACCAAAAATAGTCTACCTAGTTCTTTTATTAGAAGTTTATTAATTGATGACCAAGGTGTTTTATATATAGGAACTGATAATGGTTTAGTCATATATAATAAACTCCAAGAAACATTTACTCCTTATGGTGTTTCGGTACAAAAATCACCTATATGGAGCCTCAACTCTAATAAAAACAGTGT from Shewanella putrefaciens includes these protein-coding regions:
- a CDS encoding insulinase family protein, producing MQASQSIYKSPNDHRQYRYLVLDNALRVLLVEDQDASQAAASMAVGVGHFDDPVDRPGMAHFLEHMLFLGTEKFPDSGEYHAFINQHGGSNNAWTGTEHTNFFFTINSDVFADSLDRFSQFFIAPKFDLELVDRERQAIESEFSLKLKDDIRRTYQVLKETVNPLHPFSKFSVGNLETLGGEQAQVRSELLDFYQSHYSANLMTLCLVAPLSLDELQDLASHYFSGIRNLNLVKNYPQVPLFSEKELLKQVDIIPLKEQKRLNISFNFPGIDHYYKRKPLTYISHILGNESKGSLLSYLKDQGLVNNLSAGGGVNGYNFKDYSIGLQLTDKGLANLDDIICSCFEYIELIKIQGLDEWRYLERANLLKMAFRYQEQVKSLDLASHLSINMHHYEVEDLVFGDYRMDGLDVPETIELLELMTPQNMRLQLIAQSVTTDHIASWYHTPYKIRPITPESLEGWQVKHIRPELQLPTPNPFIVADSIARPDKSDVDVPVIVAESVGYRIWHKKDDEFNVPKGHMYLSLDSEQASKTPRHAALTRLYVEMLLDYLTEPTYQAEVAGLSYNIYPHQGGITLHLSGFTGNQETLLALLIQKARERNFTEERFALIKSQLLRSWQNLAQAKPISQLFTSLTVTLQKRSYEPARMAQELENITLEDLHNHVRAFYEKIYLEGLVYGDWLVSEAQALGKRLEHILSLVSTPSAESTRELVNLTGQGTLLRELAIDHQDSAIIVYYQSATATPEKMALFSLLNHTMSSTFFHELRTEKQLGYMVGTGYLPLNRHPGLIFYIQSPTTGPLHLLEAIDEFIADFNYAVMQITNEEWESTKLGLINQVMEHDANLKTRSQRYWVSVGNRDYQFNQRELVVAEITKLTRPDLIKFMMRKMRTKHSDRLVLFSTGEQHRTQAALASDKMITDLKSFKQNADKFNF